One segment of Gordonia terrae DNA contains the following:
- a CDS encoding TIGR03857 family LLM class F420-dependent oxidoreductase: MSDTAVREGRPQVAASSIGTDRLGFYTLGGHVDDPREMLGELAHAERLGLGQAFISERLNVKEACALSGAAGAVTDRIGITTAATNISTRHPAITAAFATTMHRLTRGRFTLGVGRGLRPQIAGLGLAHTTTAQLEEFAHLMRRLWRGETVTDYDGALGRFPAIKLDPGFDEDIKLATTAFGPETLAMAGRAYDLVVLHTFFSDETTARVVRTVKDAAAAAGRDPDSVEVWSCYATVTDELDEQDISKKTVGRIATYLQVYGDLLVSTNRWDVAALNRFRESEVVRELPGWADAVGDTATFERLRDVIPAEWLDCAAMGTPRHCAERVRAQFDLGVDGVIMHGATPTELDSTVSEFVALGS; encoded by the coding sequence ATGTCTGACACCGCCGTCCGAGAAGGTCGACCGCAGGTCGCCGCGTCCTCGATCGGAACCGACCGACTGGGCTTCTACACGCTCGGCGGGCACGTCGACGACCCCCGAGAGATGTTGGGCGAGCTCGCGCACGCTGAGCGTCTCGGCCTCGGGCAGGCATTCATCTCCGAACGGCTCAACGTCAAAGAGGCGTGTGCCCTGTCCGGGGCGGCCGGAGCGGTCACCGATCGCATCGGGATCACCACCGCGGCAACCAACATCAGCACCCGCCACCCGGCGATCACCGCGGCCTTCGCGACCACCATGCATCGCCTCACCCGTGGCCGCTTCACCCTCGGCGTCGGCCGCGGTCTGCGCCCCCAGATCGCCGGGCTCGGACTCGCGCACACGACCACCGCACAACTCGAAGAGTTCGCTCATCTGATGCGCAGACTGTGGCGTGGTGAGACCGTGACCGATTACGACGGGGCGCTCGGCAGGTTCCCGGCGATCAAACTCGACCCCGGTTTCGACGAGGACATCAAGCTGGCCACCACGGCCTTCGGGCCCGAGACCCTCGCCATGGCCGGTCGCGCCTACGACCTCGTCGTGCTGCATACGTTCTTCTCCGACGAGACCACGGCCAGGGTCGTACGCACCGTCAAGGACGCCGCGGCCGCGGCCGGACGCGACCCCGACTCGGTCGAGGTGTGGTCGTGCTATGCCACCGTCACCGACGAGCTCGACGAACAGGACATCTCGAAGAAGACGGTCGGCCGGATCGCCACCTACCTCCAGGTCTACGGGGATCTTCTGGTGTCGACCAACCGGTGGGATGTAGCCGCGCTGAACAGGTTCCGGGAGTCCGAGGTGGTGCGCGAGCTACCGGGATGGGCCGATGCCGTCGGGGACACCGCCACGTTCGAACGTCTCCGCGACGTGATCCCCGCCGAGTGGCTCGACTGCGCGGCCATGGGGACGCCACGGCATTGCGCAGAGAGAGTGCGAGCGCAGTTCGACCTGGGGGTCGACGGCGTGATCATGCACGGCGCGACACCCACCGAGCTCGACAGCACGGTCTCCGAATTCGTCGCTCTCGGCAGTTGA
- a CDS encoding phosphotransferase: protein MHASDICPTWLDTVLTTTGTKDGTVAITEFATSPIGTGQVADSIRTTVSYSAPTSAPSSFVIKVTSDKEQSRAAGRSELNYLREVRFYQDIAPNLQVRVPRCHHAEIDSNNTEFALVLEDLTPARPGNQLAGCTVGEVRLAVEQAAGIHGPYWGSAQLAGTPWLDISDTYWARFTEMMPEWWAGFVDRYRTRLSAADIELGTAFTERIADYYTALRTMPFTIQHGDYRPDNVLFDAAGGDVPLAVLDWQTVIFAPGVVDVAYFIGGALDPETRRASEAELLEHYHRGLLAHGVTDYSLAELMRDYPVGTFQNLVIGVAAAMLVARSDRGDDLFTAMVANSLAHARDHDALARIAALSGQGAVHV from the coding sequence ATGCACGCCTCTGATATCTGTCCCACCTGGCTCGACACCGTGCTCACCACCACCGGGACGAAGGACGGCACGGTGGCGATCACCGAGTTCGCCACCAGTCCCATCGGAACCGGACAGGTCGCGGACAGCATCCGGACGACCGTGAGCTACTCCGCACCCACGTCAGCCCCGTCGTCGTTCGTCATCAAGGTCACCTCCGACAAGGAGCAGAGCCGCGCGGCCGGTCGCAGTGAGCTGAACTACCTGCGCGAGGTGCGGTTCTATCAAGACATCGCACCCAACCTGCAGGTGCGCGTCCCGCGTTGCCATCACGCTGAGATCGACTCCAACAACACTGAGTTCGCACTTGTCCTGGAGGACCTGACGCCGGCCCGGCCGGGTAACCAGCTGGCCGGGTGCACTGTCGGCGAGGTGCGACTCGCGGTGGAGCAGGCCGCGGGCATCCACGGGCCCTACTGGGGATCGGCGCAACTCGCCGGTACGCCCTGGCTCGACATCTCCGACACCTACTGGGCCCGCTTCACCGAGATGATGCCCGAATGGTGGGCCGGTTTCGTGGACCGGTACCGAACCCGGTTGTCCGCGGCCGACATCGAACTCGGAACGGCGTTCACCGAGCGCATCGCCGACTACTACACCGCACTGCGTACGATGCCGTTCACCATCCAGCACGGCGACTACCGGCCGGACAACGTCCTCTTCGACGCGGCCGGCGGCGACGTACCCCTCGCCGTTCTCGACTGGCAGACGGTCATCTTCGCGCCCGGGGTCGTCGATGTCGCCTACTTCATCGGCGGAGCGCTGGACCCGGAGACCCGTCGGGCATCCGAAGCCGAGCTCCTCGAGCACTACCACCGAGGGCTCCTCGCGCACGGGGTCACGGATTACTCACTGGCCGAACTGATGCGGGACTACCCGGTCGGCACCTTCCAGAACCTGGTGATCGGTGTCGCCGCCGCGATGCTCGTCGCGCGATCCGATCGGGGTGACGATCTGTTCACGGCCATGGTGGCCAACTCGCTGGCGCACGCCCGCGACCACGATGCGCTCGCGCGGATCGCCGCACTGAGCGGGCAAGGGGCAGTTCATGTCTGA
- a CDS encoding PEP-utilizing enzyme, translating into MTAWPISNETSKLFPLYSRANVGEIFPDPITPLNASLGFQHTLEPGWRDAFVACGVWDDDLYDDAVAFNILPAFGSYLYINMSLMRLFGVRVPGMSAEAVDLQYFGDMPGIPSYESEKRDFDENAEYEAKAGAWLNEQVLGATDLAAYDTDRVEVDEIRRSRPDLTQLSDSDLVERMNSFETLLRRLFKHHIEASLKCGVGLGAIAQLAEAVGKPEQALTLVAGLGNVDSAGPSLRMWELSRQAQHPDVSALFDAGTKGLYAKLMASESQAVGAFAAQLDAFLADWDFRGPAEWEIRAITWGVDPDLALATIETMRDVPDGEAPEAKSAQRAAQRDAAAAAIREMLAGDAETAGQFEAVLNASALWMRGRERGRTTAAMLIHELRLPALELGRRFAARGAIDSPRQIFMLFADELAGFLDDPASYRDTLVEREKGYLDLFDRTPPFVVDGTPAPISEWPLRSESTVAAASAGDTITGVPACGGVARGRARVLTEASDPSALEPGDILIAPITDPSWTPLFVTAAAVVVDVGAPFSHAAIVSRELGIPCVVSATEATRRITDGATVEVDGTAGTVTLI; encoded by the coding sequence ATGACCGCCTGGCCGATCTCGAACGAGACCTCGAAACTGTTCCCGCTGTACTCTCGCGCCAACGTCGGCGAGATCTTCCCGGACCCGATCACCCCGCTGAACGCCTCCCTCGGGTTCCAGCACACGCTGGAACCCGGATGGCGCGACGCGTTCGTGGCATGCGGCGTATGGGACGACGACCTGTACGACGACGCGGTGGCGTTCAACATCCTCCCGGCCTTCGGCAGCTACCTCTACATCAACATGTCGTTGATGCGGCTGTTCGGCGTGCGGGTGCCCGGCATGAGTGCCGAGGCCGTCGACCTGCAGTACTTCGGGGACATGCCCGGCATCCCGAGTTACGAGAGCGAGAAACGCGACTTCGACGAAAACGCCGAGTACGAGGCGAAAGCCGGTGCCTGGCTCAATGAGCAGGTCCTCGGCGCCACCGACCTCGCCGCCTACGACACCGATCGCGTCGAGGTCGACGAGATCCGTCGCAGTCGGCCTGATCTGACCCAGTTGTCCGACAGTGACCTCGTCGAGCGGATGAACTCGTTCGAGACCTTGCTCCGCCGGCTCTTCAAACATCACATCGAGGCCAGCCTGAAGTGCGGCGTCGGACTCGGTGCCATCGCGCAGCTCGCCGAGGCGGTCGGCAAACCGGAGCAGGCACTCACCCTGGTGGCCGGGCTGGGCAACGTCGACTCCGCAGGCCCCTCGCTGCGGATGTGGGAATTGAGCCGTCAGGCGCAGCATCCCGATGTCTCAGCGCTGTTCGATGCCGGCACCAAGGGGCTCTACGCCAAGCTCATGGCCTCGGAGTCGCAGGCGGTCGGCGCGTTCGCCGCGCAGTTGGATGCGTTCCTCGCCGACTGGGACTTCCGTGGACCTGCCGAGTGGGAGATCCGCGCGATCACGTGGGGTGTCGACCCCGACCTCGCCCTGGCAACCATCGAGACGATGCGCGACGTTCCGGATGGGGAAGCGCCGGAGGCCAAGTCGGCGCAGCGAGCCGCCCAGCGCGACGCCGCCGCGGCGGCGATCCGTGAGATGCTCGCCGGCGACGCCGAGACCGCAGGTCAATTCGAGGCGGTGCTCAATGCGTCGGCTCTGTGGATGCGCGGCCGGGAACGCGGCCGCACCACGGCCGCGATGCTGATCCACGAATTGCGCTTGCCCGCACTCGAACTCGGCCGTCGCTTCGCGGCCCGGGGTGCGATCGACTCGCCGCGTCAGATCTTCATGCTCTTCGCCGACGAGCTGGCGGGGTTCCTCGACGATCCGGCGTCGTACCGCGACACTCTCGTCGAACGCGAGAAGGGGTACCTGGACCTGTTCGACCGCACGCCGCCGTTCGTCGTCGACGGCACCCCTGCGCCGATCTCCGAGTGGCCGCTGCGCTCGGAGTCGACCGTCGCCGCCGCATCCGCCGGCGACACCATCACCGGAGTTCCCGCATGCGGCGGTGTCGCACGCGGCCGGGCGCGGGTGCTGACCGAGGCCTCGGACCCGTCGGCACTCGAACCGGGTGACATTCTCATCGCGCCGATCACCGACCCGTCGTGGACGCCGCTGTTCGTCACCGCAGCCGCGGTCGTCGTGGACGTGGGCGCACCCTTCTCGCACGCCGCGATCGTGAGCCGCGAACTCGGCATCCCGTGCGTGGTGTCGGCCACCGAGGCGACTCGACGCATCACCGACGGCGCGACCGTCGAAGTCGACGGGACCGCGGGCACCGTCACCCTCATCTGA
- the surE gene encoding 5'/3'-nucleotidase SurE: protein MRVLVTNDDGYDADGLIAVATALISADHDVVVGAPSSERSGSGSSLGTIEDGALITTTEHRIPELGDTPVFALDCPPALTVVAFCAGAFGPPPELVVSGINEGHNTGRSILFSSTVGAVLAARVAGVSGIAVSCGFAPDHRYDTAAAVTERVVGWMSDSPTTPMTLNVNVPDVDFPDLRGIRVTPLANRSMFTLRLSRTEGGLLINRDERRGGRFREGTDSAAVADGYVSVSGLSGVDADNDSLADADTALRQAMSRDDVFGLAQLR, encoded by the coding sequence ATGCGTGTGCTGGTCACCAACGACGACGGTTACGACGCCGATGGGTTGATCGCGGTGGCCACCGCGCTGATCTCCGCCGACCACGACGTGGTCGTCGGCGCGCCGAGCTCCGAGCGGAGCGGGAGCGGGAGTTCTCTCGGCACGATCGAGGACGGTGCGCTGATCACCACGACCGAGCACCGTATCCCCGAGCTCGGCGACACCCCGGTCTTCGCTCTCGACTGTCCGCCGGCGCTGACAGTGGTGGCGTTCTGCGCCGGAGCCTTCGGGCCGCCGCCCGAACTCGTCGTCAGCGGGATCAACGAGGGCCACAACACCGGGCGGTCGATCCTGTTCTCGAGCACCGTGGGCGCAGTGCTGGCCGCGCGCGTGGCCGGAGTCAGCGGTATCGCGGTCAGCTGCGGGTTCGCCCCAGACCACCGCTACGACACCGCGGCAGCGGTGACCGAGCGCGTCGTCGGATGGATGTCCGACTCCCCCACCACCCCGATGACGTTGAACGTCAACGTCCCCGACGTCGACTTCCCCGATCTGCGCGGTATCCGGGTGACACCTCTGGCGAACCGGAGCATGTTCACCTTGCGGTTGTCCCGTACCGAGGGCGGCCTGCTGATCAATCGCGACGAGCGGCGCGGCGGCCGGTTCCGCGAGGGAACCGACAGTGCGGCGGTCGCGGACGGGTACGTCTCGGTGTCCGGGTTGAGCGGAGTCGACGCGGACAACGACTCCCTGGCGGACGCCGATACCGCACTGCGACAGGCGATGTCACGGGACGACGTGTTCGGGCTGGCGCAACTGCGCTGA
- a CDS encoding AMP-binding protein has protein sequence MYPPSTARTRPDAIAYVMAGSGERITYAELDRRSNRLARFWQSRGVGPGDSVVLVMENSLAWPVAVAAGMRSGLYVTPVNWHLKPTELAALIQEDRPAAIVTSTALADRVVAAVDDSVDGSGRDQTVIVCADGPADGCVALSDALAGQLSEPLERELLGARVLYSGGTTGRPKRFAQPLLGVHPADAPRRHPGLVDELGVGADSVLLSPAPNYHAAPFTFQLITLAAGGTVVCMERFDAAGAMRAITEYGVTHSQWVPTMLIRLSNLPDRETIALSPRHRVAFTSGAPCPPHVKEAIFEWWGPVLHEYYGASEGYGHTYISPSEARSHPGSVGRPLGAARVHITDSEGDDVGPGVEGTVCFEAAGGPADASRPALKQMGDIGYLDADGFLYLVGRRGFMIISGGVNIYPEEIESALLAHPAVADVAVVGVPDTEFGESVKAVVEVRAGASVSEDDLIAHAREHLAHFKAPRSVEFTTDLPRLPTGKLDKRRLVDRFATPGADAGRPSGSSATQGDPTMPTDPFQQGERV, from the coding sequence GTGTACCCACCGTCCACCGCGCGTACCCGCCCCGACGCCATCGCCTATGTGATGGCGGGGTCGGGGGAGCGCATCACTTACGCCGAGCTCGATCGTCGATCGAATCGACTGGCCCGATTCTGGCAGTCCCGCGGCGTCGGCCCGGGCGACTCGGTGGTGCTGGTCATGGAGAACAGTCTCGCGTGGCCGGTGGCAGTGGCCGCCGGGATGCGCAGCGGACTGTACGTGACACCGGTGAACTGGCATCTCAAGCCGACCGAGCTCGCCGCACTCATCCAAGAGGACCGCCCGGCCGCGATCGTCACTAGTACGGCGCTCGCCGACCGGGTCGTCGCCGCGGTCGACGACTCGGTCGACGGCTCGGGACGGGACCAGACCGTGATCGTGTGCGCCGACGGCCCGGCCGACGGGTGCGTCGCCCTGTCCGACGCGCTCGCCGGCCAGTTGTCCGAGCCCCTTGAGCGTGAGTTGCTCGGTGCTCGAGTGCTCTACAGCGGCGGGACGACCGGACGGCCGAAGCGGTTCGCTCAACCGCTGCTCGGCGTGCATCCCGCGGATGCGCCGCGGCGGCACCCGGGCCTCGTCGACGAACTCGGCGTCGGAGCCGACTCGGTCCTGCTGTCACCCGCGCCGAACTATCACGCGGCGCCGTTCACGTTCCAGCTGATCACGCTGGCGGCCGGCGGCACCGTCGTGTGCATGGAGCGGTTCGACGCAGCGGGGGCGATGCGCGCGATCACCGAATACGGTGTGACGCACTCGCAGTGGGTGCCGACCATGCTGATCCGCCTGTCGAACCTGCCCGACCGGGAGACGATCGCGCTCTCCCCGCGGCATCGAGTGGCGTTCACCTCGGGCGCGCCGTGCCCGCCGCATGTCAAGGAGGCGATCTTCGAGTGGTGGGGTCCCGTCCTCCACGAGTACTACGGAGCATCCGAGGGCTACGGCCACACCTACATCTCGCCGTCGGAGGCCCGGTCACATCCGGGGTCGGTGGGCCGGCCACTGGGCGCCGCACGGGTACACATCACCGATTCCGAGGGCGACGATGTCGGTCCCGGCGTGGAGGGCACGGTGTGCTTCGAGGCCGCCGGCGGTCCGGCCGACGCTTCGCGGCCGGCATTGAAACAGATGGGCGACATCGGATACCTCGACGCGGACGGATTCCTCTACCTGGTGGGGCGTCGAGGCTTCATGATCATCTCCGGCGGGGTCAACATCTATCCCGAGGAGATCGAATCGGCACTGCTGGCACACCCCGCGGTCGCCGATGTGGCGGTGGTCGGCGTGCCGGACACCGAGTTCGGCGAGTCGGTCAAGGCGGTCGTCGAGGTGCGTGCCGGCGCGTCGGTGAGCGAAGACGACCTGATCGCCCATGCGCGCGAACACCTGGCGCACTTCAAGGCGCCCCGGTCGGTCGAGTTCACCACCGACCTACCGCGCCTTCCCACCGGCAAACTCGACAAACGGCGGCTGGTCGACCGGTTCGCCACACCCGGGGCCGATGCCGGTCGGCCGAGCGGATCGTCCGCGACACAGGGAGATCCGACGATGCCCACAGATCCATTCCAGCAAGGAGAACGAGTATGA
- a CDS encoding cytochrome P450, translated as MTIADDIDLMDLRPFAAGVDHDMFARLRTEDPLHWNAEPDGRGFWSVTRYEDVKAVASNAEDFTVTQGTQIASRRAEGEGARSIHHVDPPEHGKLRGIVTPHVRPVKLKSLEGDISAVIDELLDAHTGAGDIDFVASVAAQLPLVMIGRLLGAPLEDCPNLLRWTNQMASEDPDYSEGPETAVKARDEVFDYFRGLEKLRRECPADDLISVLTAAELDGVPLSRGYLDAYYLILMVAGNETTRNLLSGGVNVLAENPQWWDFMRANPAKIRVVVEEMVRWVSPVLSMRRTATRDIEMHGKTIREGDKVVMWFCSANRDERAFDDPETFIGNRFPNEHVGFGWGAHACLGSNLARLEARLFFTRIIERGLGITVLDTPNRLQSNFFRGIKTLPVRIEATR; from the coding sequence ATGACCATCGCTGACGACATCGACCTGATGGACCTCCGCCCGTTCGCGGCCGGTGTCGACCATGACATGTTCGCGCGACTGCGCACCGAGGACCCGCTGCACTGGAACGCCGAGCCCGACGGCCGTGGATTCTGGTCGGTCACCCGCTATGAGGACGTCAAGGCCGTCGCCTCCAACGCCGAGGACTTCACCGTCACCCAGGGCACGCAGATCGCGAGTCGCCGCGCGGAGGGTGAGGGCGCGCGCAGTATTCACCATGTCGATCCGCCCGAGCACGGCAAATTGCGGGGGATCGTCACGCCACACGTGCGGCCGGTCAAGCTCAAGTCGCTCGAAGGTGACATCTCCGCGGTCATCGACGAGTTGCTCGACGCCCACACCGGCGCCGGCGACATCGACTTCGTGGCCTCCGTCGCCGCGCAGCTCCCGCTGGTGATGATCGGGCGACTGCTCGGCGCGCCGCTCGAGGACTGCCCCAACCTGTTGCGGTGGACGAACCAGATGGCCAGTGAGGACCCCGACTACTCAGAGGGTCCGGAGACCGCGGTGAAGGCACGCGACGAGGTCTTCGACTATTTCCGCGGATTGGAGAAGCTGCGCCGGGAATGCCCCGCCGACGACCTGATCAGTGTGCTGACCGCGGCCGAGCTCGATGGTGTACCCCTCTCCCGCGGCTACCTCGACGCCTACTATTTGATCCTCATGGTCGCCGGGAACGAGACGACCCGCAATCTGCTGTCCGGCGGCGTCAACGTCCTGGCCGAGAATCCGCAGTGGTGGGACTTCATGCGAGCGAACCCCGCCAAGATCCGGGTGGTCGTCGAAGAGATGGTCCGCTGGGTCTCGCCTGTCCTGTCCATGCGCCGCACCGCCACCCGCGACATCGAGATGCACGGCAAGACGATCCGCGAGGGCGACAAGGTCGTGATGTGGTTCTGCTCGGCCAACCGCGACGAACGCGCCTTCGACGATCCGGAGACGTTCATCGGCAACCGGTTCCCCAACGAGCATGTCGGCTTCGGATGGGGCGCGCATGCCTGCCTCGGCTCGAACCTCGCCCGTCTCGAAGCACGGTTGTTCTTCACCCGCATCATCGAGCGGGGACTGGGCATCACCGTCCTGGACACGCCGAACCGATTGCAGAGCAACTTCTTCCGCGGTATCAAGACGCTCCCGGTCCGGATCGAGGCCACCCGATGA
- a CDS encoding aldehyde dehydrogenase family protein codes for MSMGTIGDPPTIAGVGPAALIEDRTIPGGAPIPVVNPFTDREIGVTHEAGAALVDEAVAAAVAALPGWSRTPASRRAAVLRSTADLIERPSHRIPAMVTDEMGMPITLSTVTQQALPATVLRATADAAESFPWEQTSDGTILRRVAGGVVAAITPWNMPVHQIIAKVAAAFAAGCTVVLKPSEATPFDAMLVRRCFIDAGLPAGAFAIVNGTGPVTGQALASHPDIAHVSFTGSVRGGKAVATAAVESLARTTLELGGKSPAVVLPDADLDAVVPRVLASGLVNSGQACNATSRLVLPAAHADRIETLIDTALGHFVFGDPTASETTHGPLASPAHARRVLDHVDRARQDGARVIAGTGSQLDIGDSRSFVSPIVFGDLDPTAAAVREEIFGPVLVAQYYHDVAEAIELANDSQYGLSAEVWSADRDHALEVATQLEVGQVKVNGVRTRERPTVPFGGVKKSGHGRELGSAGITEFTEIMAVMA; via the coding sequence ATGAGCATGGGCACGATCGGCGACCCCCCGACGATCGCCGGTGTCGGTCCGGCCGCGCTGATCGAGGATCGTACGATCCCGGGTGGCGCGCCTATCCCGGTCGTCAATCCTTTCACCGACCGCGAGATCGGTGTGACCCATGAGGCGGGCGCAGCCCTCGTCGACGAAGCTGTTGCCGCCGCGGTCGCCGCACTCCCGGGGTGGTCGCGGACACCCGCGTCTCGGCGAGCTGCCGTGCTGCGGTCGACCGCGGATCTCATCGAGCGGCCGAGCCACCGGATCCCGGCCATGGTGACCGATGAAATGGGAATGCCCATAACGCTTTCGACTGTCACACAGCAGGCATTGCCGGCAACGGTCCTGCGGGCAACCGCAGATGCCGCCGAGAGCTTTCCCTGGGAGCAGACCTCTGACGGGACGATCCTGCGCCGGGTGGCCGGCGGCGTGGTCGCGGCCATCACTCCGTGGAACATGCCCGTGCACCAGATCATCGCCAAGGTCGCGGCCGCATTCGCCGCAGGGTGCACCGTGGTGCTCAAGCCTTCCGAGGCCACCCCGTTCGACGCGATGCTGGTGCGCCGGTGCTTCATCGACGCCGGCCTACCCGCGGGTGCCTTCGCCATCGTCAACGGCACGGGACCGGTGACCGGGCAGGCCCTGGCGTCGCATCCCGACATCGCGCACGTGTCGTTCACCGGCAGCGTACGCGGTGGAAAGGCCGTTGCCACAGCAGCTGTGGAGTCGCTCGCACGGACCACGCTCGAACTCGGCGGCAAATCGCCCGCCGTGGTTTTGCCCGACGCCGACCTCGACGCCGTGGTACCGCGAGTGCTGGCGTCCGGGTTGGTCAACTCCGGGCAGGCCTGCAACGCCACGAGCCGCCTCGTGCTGCCCGCCGCACACGCCGACCGCATCGAGACGTTGATCGACACCGCACTCGGGCACTTCGTGTTCGGCGACCCGACCGCGTCGGAGACCACTCACGGCCCGCTCGCCTCCCCTGCGCACGCCCGACGAGTTCTCGACCATGTCGATCGTGCTCGTCAGGACGGCGCCCGGGTGATCGCCGGCACCGGAAGCCAACTCGACATCGGCGACTCCCGTTCGTTCGTCTCTCCGATCGTGTTCGGCGATCTCGACCCCACCGCCGCAGCGGTCCGCGAGGAGATCTTCGGTCCGGTCCTGGTGGCGCAGTACTACCACGACGTCGCAGAGGCCATCGAGCTGGCGAACGACAGCCAGTACGGGTTGTCGGCAGAGGTGTGGTCGGCCGACCGGGATCACGCGCTCGAGGTCGCGACGCAGCTGGAAGTGGGCCAGGTCAAGGTCAACGGGGTTCGTACCCGCGAACGACCGACCGTGCCCTTCGGCGGGGTCAAGAAGTCCGGTCACGGTCGCGAGCTGGGCAGTGCGGGAATCACCGAGTTCACCGAGATCATGGCGGTGATGGCATGA
- a CDS encoding SDR family oxidoreductase translates to MTVPARTVVITGAASGIGLALVRRILDREPDTRLIAVDIADCPDERADSLLCDLSDLEAVAALDLPDAIDALANVAGVPGTAPAETVLAVNTLGLRALTFRALERIPAGGAIVNVASIAANRNTVAHDDIIGLLEVRDREELRSWISRVRIEGPAAYDASKRAVVDWTVALSASLQPRGIRALSVSPGPTETPILSDFEQSMGAEAIARSASMVGRHGTATESASVIDFLLGPDAAWVNGIDVPVEGGLTALRATAIPLPLSRPRSRVDIAE, encoded by the coding sequence ATGACCGTCCCCGCACGCACTGTCGTCATCACCGGCGCCGCCTCGGGGATCGGGCTGGCCCTGGTCCGGCGGATTCTCGATCGGGAACCCGACACCCGACTCATCGCCGTCGACATCGCCGACTGCCCGGATGAGCGGGCCGACTCCCTGCTGTGCGACCTCTCCGACCTGGAGGCAGTTGCCGCGCTGGACCTGCCCGATGCCATTGACGCGCTGGCCAACGTCGCCGGTGTCCCCGGCACCGCACCGGCCGAGACCGTATTGGCAGTGAACACACTCGGATTGCGGGCGCTGACATTCCGGGCTCTCGAACGGATTCCGGCCGGCGGCGCCATCGTCAACGTCGCCTCGATCGCGGCGAACCGGAACACCGTCGCGCACGACGACATCATCGGCCTGCTCGAGGTTCGCGACCGGGAGGAATTGCGTAGCTGGATTTCTCGGGTGCGGATCGAGGGCCCAGCCGCCTACGACGCCTCCAAACGCGCGGTCGTCGACTGGACCGTCGCACTGTCGGCGTCGCTGCAGCCCCGGGGAATTCGAGCCCTGTCGGTCAGCCCGGGCCCCACCGAGACCCCGATCCTGTCCGACTTCGAACAGTCGATGGGCGCCGAGGCCATCGCACGATCGGCGTCGATGGTCGGCCGCCACGGCACGGCGACCGAGTCGGCGTCGGTGATCGACTTCTTACTCGGCCCGGACGCCGCCTGGGTCAACGGCATCGACGTACCCGTCGAGGGCGGACTCACCGCACTGCGCGCCACAGCCATCCCCCTTCCCCTGTCCCGACCCCGTAGCCGGGTCGACATCGCCGAGTGA